The following coding sequences are from one Streptomyces venezuelae window:
- a CDS encoding Lrp/AsnC family transcriptional regulator: protein MTGYSTDATDWRILDVLQREGRASYAELARAVSMSASAVTERVRRLEEAGVIQGYAAVVDPERLGLPILAFVRLRYPNGNYKPFHDLVDATPEILEAHHVTGDDCFVIKVAARSMQHLEEVSGRIGALGSVTTSVVYSSPLPRRPLGR, encoded by the coding sequence ATGACCGGTTATTCCACGGACGCCACCGACTGGCGCATCCTCGATGTCCTCCAGCGCGAGGGCCGCGCCAGCTACGCGGAGCTCGCGCGCGCCGTCTCGATGTCCGCGAGCGCCGTCACGGAGCGGGTGCGACGCCTCGAAGAGGCCGGGGTCATACAGGGGTACGCGGCCGTGGTCGACCCGGAGCGGCTCGGGCTGCCCATCCTCGCCTTCGTGCGCCTGCGCTATCCCAACGGCAACTACAAGCCGTTCCACGACCTGGTCGACGCGACCCCGGAGATCCTGGAGGCGCACCACGTCACGGGCGACGACTGTTTCGTCATCAAGGTCGCCGCACGCTCGATGCAGCACCTGGAAGAGGTGTCGGGCAGGATCGGCGCGCTCGGATCGGTGACGACGAGCGTCGTCTACTCCTCCCCCCTGCCCCGCAGGCCACTGGGCCGCTGA